In Erigeron canadensis isolate Cc75 chromosome 8, C_canadensis_v1, whole genome shotgun sequence, the DNA window CAGTATGGGGAAGGTCCAAGCTCACTGAAGTCAACGTCAAAGACTGAAATTATTCGTGATACCACGAATATTAGACATACAAATTTAGATAATGGTTATTCTCCTTATGGAAATACTATGGAAATTGTCACACACTATCAGTCAATGGTAACTTCTCGATCCTTGAACTTTCTTTGTTACTGTCATTTTATCATATGGTTTGTCATTAGTTTAAAGATTATACAAGCTTGAAATgcagttttaaacttttatatgCTCATCTTCCATGCTATTTGTAGACAGTCAAAATGGGTGGGGTCGGGCGGGTTTTTTAACGGGCCAAAATGGGTCTTGGTCAAAACCGTTGAGCTTTCTGGGACAGGCTTAAAGGGGATTTGGGGCTTGGTTGGCCATTAACACTTTATCTCTGCAATCTATTCCATAACTTGGGCATCGAATATGATTACACAGTTTTGGTAAGATGGCCTGATCAATGCAATTTCTTTAATTGGCAGTTCCAGGATATTGCTGAAAATGGAAGTGATACTTTACACTCCAGTGTACCTGATTTAAGTCAGTTGGCAGAAGAGAACCGCCAATTAAAAGAGAAGTATGTCACTTTTATCCATCATGCATGTATAACTCAGAATATGCTTTTGCAAGCATCTCTGATATAATTTACCATTTCCTTCTTTTATCTTATTCTCAtaggttgaaaaaaaaagatgaagatATTTTAGGTGACCTTCTGCGTGATATAGAAAAGGAGAAAAATCGTTGCAAGGAACTTGAAGCTCAGGTATTTCCTGAAATGATAAAACTCTTTGCTATCTCTTAGTTTCCCTGCCTTATTAAATCTACATAAAGCTTGAAATGTAGAAGCAAAATGCATCTTTCAAGAGGGTGTATGGAGTCGGGATAATCCGTTTAAAATTGGTTTTATACACTGATTATATTTCTGACTACTCGAGTTTTGGACAATCAGTTCATATATGTTGCAAAAACACAAAGCTGAATATCTAAGAGTACAATAAACTTACCTTTTTACACCCGTCTTTTAACACGTTTTGATGGAATATTACCCCCGTTTCACATATTGTCTTTTTTTCATTAACTAAAAAGTCTTTTTGATCAAATACTCAGACATCTTATTGTTTTATTGTTAAAGCTTTAAACAACACAAGCACATCGAAACACTATTTTTACACGTTATTcactattatattattttattttaagaaagcTCAGTATTTGGGCCTATCTCTGATCGTATTTGTTCTGATGGTCATTTGTAATTAGCTTGAGGAAGCAAAGGAAAAATCCGAGACTGTCAGCAAGGAGCAAGAAAGTATGATTGACATATTTGCAGACGAAAGAGAGCGACGAGACAGAGAGGAGCAGATTTTAAGAAAGAAGTTGAAGGTTTGTtgctctttttctttattatgtCTTTTTGATAATTAGAGGGGACTATTTCAattcatttacttatgaatgggttttATCCGGGTTCTGGTTAGCCTAATGGGGTCCAATGGAACACAAGTCATCTGAAGTGTATCTTAGAAGCATCAtaccttttaaatttttttataatatataaataaattatcacTTATATGACATTAGTTttgcaatcatatttgacacactaaTTATTTATAAGAATTATTAAAAGATGGAACAAAAAGGCATTTTGGCTCGATCCTAGTTGTCCTGTCACCCGAACTGGCCAAGTTTAAGTTTCTCCACCGGATggtttataaaacaaattgattCTTGCAGGAGGCAACGACGACCATTCAAGATTTGGTCGAGCGGGTGAAACAATTAGAGTTGGAGAAAATGAAAAGCCAAAAATGGACCGCTACGTAGAATCATCGGTTGAGAGTTTGTAGTTGGCTCTCTAGGGTAATTGTATATATGATAACCATTTACGCAAAATTAAGCCTATAGTCTCTCTAGCGTCCTGCTGGTGTTGGTGCCAAATTTTGCATTTAGGATGACAGGCTAGTCTAATTGGATGTAGATATGTATTGTTATATGGTGGAAACTTATGAATACAAGTTAGTCAATTCCATTTACTTTCTTTTGTTATATTTTGTGTCTTTTTAGTAAGGAAGTTTTAAGAAAGTTTTGGGAGGATATGATATCATCTTTTTTGGTGTTTAATCACTCATGGGGTCAGAATCCTATATGGGGATTTCTAGATAAGTCATTCTactacaaaaatttatattaagtCACTTGTGCGATTGCATGAATgtaagttttaaaaattatagtaAATGTCtggatttatttataaatagagTCATTTTAATGTAATCTATTTTTTAAGTAGAATGACTCGTAtgaaaattctatatatatagtacaataAGTTAATCCCTTTATGATAGTTGCGATCAGCTTTCATGgatcaaaatttgataaaagtgatgagaattattaatttatacacATCCGTTGGCTAATTGGCTTGTAATGGACTCTTTCAAATTAAACCCACATGATGAGCATGGCTAGATAATATACTTTTTTAGAACCTAAAATATTCACTAGATCGATGATTTAGATTTGATAAACGAGACGGGCTAGATTCTTTTTATTCGATTATTCAAAGGACAAAACTTTGACTTAAATATATGCGATTTAATCAAAGTATTTAATGAACATTTTCCAACATTTCTTTGACCACTCCAAATATGTTTACCTATTCAGGTTCGTAATCGAGAGTCTGAGACCTCTTATGATATCCAAACGCTCCTTTTATAATAACAGTCGTTAGgattgtacaagtttttaaaagggtggtttttaaaaattaaaagggtGGTTTTTAATAACGCTCATTAAAATCTGTACATTGCAaattaaatgtatatttttttaataacgcTCTTTTATAATAACGTTCTTTTATAATAACGctcattaaaaattaaaagggtGGTTTTTAATAACGCTCTTTTATAATAACGctcattaaaatttgtacattgcagttaaaaaattaaaagggtgatttttaatatataatgtacaagtttttaaacatgtaataagttgttattTTCGATAAGTTTTAGATATTATTGCAGTTAGTGGTTTAATAGGCCAAACCTGCAATACAACAGTAGTCGCAATAGTCGAGACTTGAGAAGACATGATCtagatgtaatttttttttgaaaaaaagaaggaaatatTGATTGCATATCGAACGAGCTACACATAAAAGGTAGTACAGCTAAAGTGCTAAATATAATTTGACTTGGAAGTGGAAAAATATCAATCGAAGGTAAATAATGAGCAGAGTACAATATATATTGAATGAGTGTCCtaaaatttaaacatatataactactAATAATATTGTACATGGTAAAATACGGTTATTTATTACAGTAGTCaatttaatttaacaaaatatagtACTAAATTTAAATCTCTCTAGTAAATGTGGTATGCGTGCATGATTGTTATGATgtatctttgtttttgttttttttgaacATAACTTATTACTTATTGtgtatgaaaatctaaaatGCAGCTTCAGATTTGGGTATGTGTCATATACTATGTGTGCAATGTATGTTTAGATCAAGTTCAAGCATAATAAGTTTAAAGCTCAATATGAGAAGCATATATTACGAATTAGCttcttatattaaaaactagattgattaaaataataaaaggagCTTTCGATCAAGCGAATTCAAATATTAGTTTTTGAGCTCGTGGCATAAAAATAACGAGCAATAATTCTATGTTGGAGCATGACTTTGGCACCTTTAACATGAATTGTGTGAGCTTTTACCTAGTAACATGTACACTATATCCATAATTTCATGTTTAAGACTGTTCCAAAAGGGGCATCCGCAACTACCCCGACGCCTTTACTGTCGATTTGTTGCCCAACATACTGCGGTCGAGTGTTGCCGTTGTCTAAAAAGAAAGTTGGCTAGAATATATTTTCCGCATGCTCCTCTTCTACTTAAAAAAATTGCCATTGTAGCGACTAGATtgtaaaaagatttttttttatttttacccttTATTCTGTACATTTATCCTTTTTTCTATACATTTTAACTCTACAAACCTTCCATCTTCctctatattttatataagttttcttattattattatttttttaacaaaaaaagagAGTGATGATGTATACGTGGACATCTCCATTCATCTATACACGTGATTACATGATCATTTCTCCTCGTATAGATTCAAACTAATCGTAGAATCctagttattatatttttaagggaaaaatgataaattttcaaaagaataaaaatcttcttaaaattataagaatgtgacatgtggtatctactaattttcttttttaatcttgtcctttgattttttttatatgtcatTATCTCATGATtaagaagattaatcatttccaatTTTTAAGTACTTTCCATTATAGTTTACCGGTTGAACACCAGCTTTCCATGTTTGAAGTCTTGAGTTCGAAACATTGGAAAGACCTTTAAagaaatttcacaaataaagtctttCAGTGAAACAAGTTTGAGTTATACAGAAGGGATAAggttttatctcaattaaatgtcgtgccttggggcggtttagttgggggtttctcctcctactaggtattgaaaGTGAGGGGGCTCTTGAGCGCGGACCCGATTTAGACAACGTAAGTTAGATCCCCCATTCCCTACTACTAATAAAAGATGAATAATGGagtgtttttcaaaattattagcatagataatttttttaaaaaaattatctagTGATTATagttagaaaaattaaaagataaaacttaaaaatgatcttgaaaaagttacatgtcaaaaaaaaataaaattcaaactaTCTCGAAATGATCCATACTTCTaattaacaaaatagcctaataattctGCCAACTATGAGATAATGACATATGAAAAAAGCAAgtgacaaaattagaaaagagaactaataaatacacatattactttcttaatattttttttttgaacattaaacTAACccatttattaataataactagCGAGGCGCTAGTGAAAAGTACAGTTGAACGGGGTATAAGGTTACGTTACAGATTTGACATATTGATACTGATAATAGAGATGAAAAAGGAAGGGCACAAACACAAAGCAAACAAAGAATTCACTGAGATCAGCAAGATGGCCAGGGTATCAGAAGTTCACTTAGAATGAGAAGCTGCTCCATTGAGACCAATTAATATCACGAGCCTTTGATCGGTTAGTAATCCACAGAAAGCTATTGCTCTTTATATTTTTGGCCGCTTGTCTTGTTGAGGGAGGCTTTCCAGAGAATATGCAGTCGTTCCGGGTCTTCCATAAAGTCCAGCAGGATAAAATGATAACATTTAACAGCTCTCTTTTTCCATGAGGTATCACGAGGACTTTGTGATACTCAAGGAGTTCTTTTATGCTTTCCGGATTGGATACAGGTAGCTTCACCCATGATCGAATGAATCCCCATAATTGCTCAGCGAAATCGCAATGTAGGAAAAGGTGATTGGCAGTTTCATTCATGGCCTTACATAAGATGCAAAGAGAAGAAGGGACAACAATGTTTCTGTTTTGCAGCAGGTCAGAAGTGGCGATCCGATTCATCTCTAATCTCCAGCAGAAAATGTTTACTTTCAGAGGCGCGAGTTTGTTCCACGGAAAAATCCAACAGTTGGGGCCGTGTACAGTAGCTTTGATGCATCTCTTAATTGATTTGACCGAGAAAATTCCATCAGGATCAATCGTGCTTCTCCAGCTATCTTCCTTATCTGTAAGTGAGACTTGGCTTATTCGTGACAGTAAATCTTGTAATTGAAACAGTTCAAGAGGGGTTGAGGGAGCATTAGTCCACTCCCACTCCCATTGAGAAAATCTTCCAGCTCCTGTGCATCTATCTCTGACTCGACAATTCTTTTGTCTTTCTAATCTAAATAACTCAGGGTATGCTAAAAATAATGGGGAGTCTCCAATCCAGGGATCAATCCAAAAGCAAAGGGAAGCTCCATTGCCAACTGAACCTGTAATGACACGCTCCAACGAAACGTCAAGTGGGGCAAAGTGGGAGTTTAAGCCCGCAATGGACTTCCAAACTCCCACAATGCTGTTCTTAACTGGAATGGGACAACAATTCCTAGAAGAGGAGTGAATAGCCATAACGACTTGACACCACAGAGAGTTCGGCTCCTTACGGAACCTCCACCACCATTTAGAAAGTAAAGAAATATTTTTATTGTACAAACTATCCAACCCAAGCCCGCCCGATTCCACCAGTGCAATTACCCTATCCCAACAAACCcaattaatttttcttttatccgCCGTATCCTCCCAGAAAAAGGACCTTCGAATAGCTTCAAGCTTAGAGAGAACACTAACCGGGGCCTTATACAGTGAGAAGTAGTAAGACAGGACGCTGTCAAGCACCGACCTGATGAGAGTAATTCTACCCCCGAGTGAGAGGGTGGAGGCTGTCCATGAGGCTAAACGGTAGTAATTCTTAATATTTTAGGTTGATTTTAAACTAATCTTTAACAGAATTTATTATTTTCcctttaaaaagattaattaattttttaaaaaaattaaaaaatatctcTCTCTAAAACAGATGAATGCACATTGATATGACCGATTTCCTTGATTTGACCCGAATACATATTACCCGGGTTATAAACTGTCCCACCAGCGCGTGAGTAAATTACAAAATCTCCAATAACTCTCTCCCACGTGCAACTTAACCACGGTTAACTACCCTCACGCGCCACtcacattctttttttttttttatctttctttgtaGAGAATAAAACAATACACATCCCACAAACTTACACGTTTCCCCAAACCCTAACCCCCCTCCCCCTTcttactctctctctctaaaagtAATCTTTTACTCTTTCTccctctatatctatatacatacacatacagaCCTATACATACACTCACATTACACGGAGCTGATTTATTACATCTCCGGCCTTATTTCTCTCGCCACCACAGCAGCTGATTCAAAGGTCCCAATCTCTAATTTGTACTTCAATTTTGATATTCTCTGTCAATTTTGTCCATAAATCTGAGCttccaatacatatatatacataaaattaaattaatattaccTTAAATTCATCATATTGTATCTATAAACTGCTTAAGGATTCTATGTCCAGCTTTTTCATTACACCGCAAACGGATAATTTTCCGATTTTAGCTGATGTTTTcgagtttttatataattaatttaaatactgtatgtaaatatctatatttttagcTTGTTGAACAAGCTGTGTATAAATCTAATTTCCGTTAAATAAATTgtacaaaaaaaacaaaaaagctgATTATTATTACCTAAAGGTAGCTGAAAATAGTGAAATCCTTCAGTCAAACATCTCCATGATTCGGCGGTAGATTATTTTTTattcctaattttttttattaatataggAATTGATTGATTAGATGTGTATATCAATTCATGCCTATACTATACATGTACTAATCAatattataaaactaattttcaattttattattatgcaGTAGCAGTACAAGCTCAACATCTCCATTCCCATTAATCTATAAACAGTAGTCAAAGATCATATCTGGATTTTGTCCGTACGGAACCTATATATAGATCTACTCAAaagcatatgtatatataaccgTCATTATATCTCCGAAGAATCAAATCCTTTTAGATATATTTGGCCTGTACGTATCTATTTTTATCGCTCAGCTTCAGTTTCCGGCGAAAACGTATATTTCCGATGACTTTAACGACGTCCGTTACAGTCACGTGTTTGGTGATGCTAGCAGTTGTTGTGTACGTTACAGGTATGGTtaatcaattatttatttgcTTTTAATACTTCATTATATTGTTATCCtttttttgtatgtataatgaATATGTAATAATTTTGTCTTGTCTTCATTCAATGATATCCAAAAGTATAAATCCTTCTTAAATTGATTTTCattaacttattatattttgttataaatttttttaggtACAAGTGTTAATTCAAAGAGTACAACCTACAACAGCTTGATTATTTCTGGTCTGCATCGCAAGCTTCTTCATAAACATCATGGTAAGTTTTCAAAAAATCCTCATTTAATTTATAGATACAATATCTATCATATAATGTGAaggtatatgtatatagtattattattattattattatataatgatgatatagttatgatgatgaatatataaaaaaggaaacGTGGAAATGCAATAAATGTGTGTCTGTAATATTTTTCCGGTGAAATTCTAGTTTGTATAAACGCTGCAAACACTGCACTGCACACACTGGTGGGAAAGGGACAGAGGGTATTTGCTCAGGATAAGTTGGTGAAGGTACTGGTGAGGTGAAGGTACTGTAATTTGGCTGTATtaatggtggtggaggtggtgggaTTGGTGGTGATGGTGCACGTATGCTATATTCCACTGGTCATTTCTATTACATGCTGCGTGCTTTTACCATCCACCCTGGCATATGGTCCCCCTTTTTTATAACCACAACCTTCCCATGCACATACATACTATTTCTTTCATCTGGACTAAATAtgttatgtgtatgtatatgtcacAACATATcctaacattttttattttctttgaaaggCCATCAAAATTTTATTGAATATGATTTTGATCATTTTAGATGTAATTAAGATGatgttttttcaaattaattgTTGTTTTTAGTTAATTACTTTGTCCGGTCCTTGTTTACGATTGATAATAACTCATGCATGGCTTTTATAATCTATGTCCTCCGTTGCGTTAATAAGCTATACTTTCGTAGTTTTGAGCTGTAACAATGTCTGTTGCCTAAAATAATTTCAAGCAAATTTTTGTTCGAGTTGTTTATCTTGATTATATCCCTTGTAGTTACCCTAAAATTAACTGTACTagtttttcttgtatttttgAGTTGTAAAAAAGTTGAACATGATGAAAAGAAAGCTTAGagtacctttttttttgtgtaaaaaaggGGCTAATTTCAAGTCAATCATAGTAATGTTTTCACTTGAATACTTTGgttacttttaattaataaagttttgTCACAAAGATGGCTAACATAGCAtcttcatttttcttctttctcaatACAGGATGCCATGCATCAGATAAAACTTTGGTCAaaagtttctttttattatcAACAATGTGAACACAAAACCTTCTAGTTATTTTTTACTCCGTATCATTCAAACTTCATTTTCTGTCCAATTGGAGTATTAATTTTGGGAACATTATGTGTACATTTCGTGTAACAAGTGGGTCTCACATTTTAATTCTCATTGGGTAGTCATTTTCGTTTGTATTGGAGAATGTTATTTATGCTATTATTGTTGTGATAATGTGTAAAAGTTAGGTATGTGATTTTTAGGTAGCAGTTAATGTTAAACAGTCTATTAAATTTGAACTTAGATTTTAGATGCATATGTTTAGATGCTATAGACATCTAGGCTGTGAAAGTCTTTCCATTGAACCACTTTTGGGATTTGCATTCGCATCGAAGTATGTATATTTTGGTGAAAGGTAGCATTAGTCTTGTGCGCGCATGTTAGCTACACAAGCATCATTTATTggaaatgttaaaaaaagttttcttgataattatctttttctgATTGATTTGGATGTTATACTCATATTCAAAAAGTGTCTGCCTTGTCCTTCCTTTTCTTGTGTCTGTTTTGTTTCCAGCCAGTCCTTTCATATACGTAcatctatatgtataatatacaATTCTATTTGTCATTCTTTGTTGGTTGGTCTCTTTGCTAGTACAATATACTTTTGTACAATGtattataaagtttaaaaaaacttaCTATCACAAACATCAAGTTTATTACTCCTAATAGTTTGTAATagctttttaatataataagagATCATTTCAATTGAACTATATGATGCAATAGAAAGAACTGTTTAGTACAAAAATTATTACTGTATTTGAAGGTCATATTTTTCCTTTATTAGTTTTTAAAGAGGGGTGCGTCAGTTGTTAGATTTAGATTCAGAATATCTAACAAGAATCATGTGaacttttttaattgatatataaatgCGTTAGAAAATCATAAGTCCAACCCTATCATATACGGCATATGTTTATGCTCCATTTAATTTCATGTCCATTGTCATTTATTTCTATTCAAGTACACTTATTCTTAACATTATTATGCTATAattgtgaaaagaaaaaagaaagttgaaaaTCTAATAGGTGAGTAAAAAAACTTGTGGACAAAAGCAGGAAAACGTTCAACTGCAAAGCAAAAAAATGTTGACTTTACGCTAATTTTGCCATTTTTATGTATAGCAAGCAATAAAagctttatattatatataaaaaaaaaaatctctctcTCTTATCTTGTTTGTATTTACTATATGTGTCCAGGATCAGAATCAGGATCAGTAGCAGGAGGAGCAGGAGATGCAGTGGTGGAACCAAACCGAATATGGGGAGACAAGTGTTCAACTTCAGACATTGTCATTAACCAGGGACCCACAGACCCCCTCCCAAGTGGCATTCCTACCTACACCGTCGAAATTATGAACGTTTGCACCACCGGCTGCGACATCTCTGGCATCCACCTCAGCTGCGGTTGGTTCAGTTCCGCCAGGCTCATCAACCCACGTCTTTTTAGACGTCTCCGTTACGACGACTGCCTCGTTAACAATGGCAAACCTTTACTTAACGGCCACACCATCTCCTTTCAGTACGCTAACACCTTCCGTTACCCTCTTTCTGTTTCCTCCGTTATCTGCTAATCAACCAAAACAtgtattgaaaaagaaaaataccacTCATACACGTCCTAATCACACGCTTGGAGTTGGCTTTTTTGACTACTATATTTGCACAAAAGAAGTAACATGTGATGAAGTGTGTCACAAGCCAATATTActgagaaagagaaagagagactATATATGTTTACCTTTTGTAATGCTCTGGTCGCTACGTGAAAATTGACGTTTAAACATGAAATGTTATTTTCACACTTTCTAGGGAATCAGAAAGAGGAGAGAGAGTGACATGTACATGAGATATGATTTAGAGCTGAAAATTTTGGTAGCTATAATTCATAGCActggtatatatctatatataagttTGCATGACTTTGACCAATATATTgagtaatataattaaaagtgttTTTCATCAGCTTTGGATTTAGTTTGATATAACTTCACTAGCTCTTATTTTCACCTCATCATGTACACCTATTAGGGTGGGGGAGGCCTTCCTCACTCCTCCCCTCCCTGattttttcttctcctcccctcctCTCTCCTTTTGCTAGGAGCACCTCGTCATCTCTCTCCTctcctccccacccttttctatttaatttaatttctatttattttatttcaaataataataataataataataatatatacatgtgtgtatatgtgtcactgtgtatgtgtgtatgtgtattaaatatattagtaaaataatttttaaaactataaatttaaacattttatagacagttaaaatcaatttaaaatactattaataataattatgtacAAAAAACAAGAATATAGGAAAAACATTTTGAGCCAATATGATAAATAGCTTAAACTCTAGGgtataaagtgtaaatttgaGTTTAATATATACCACATATATCGATTGTGAATCTTCtgtcttctttcttctttcccaACTCTACACACACATATAACGGTAACAAAGGTGGGGATAGACCCGGGGACAGCCCTCTCCATGCCGGTCAccacccaaccggtaccggtaccaCGGGGCAGTGTTCCCCTCGGTACCGGTGTGGTGCCTAACCCACTCCGTCCAGCCTTATATTGTATCATGGGTTAAGTATTTAGAAACATAtgtaatttatatacttttttaattgtatgaaaacaaattttatttggTTCATTGCGTGTAATTAACTTGTAAAATTAAACGAATCGTGTAGAAATTGACCGAATACTAACGTGACATCATCTAGCATATGAGACGGTGCACAATGAGTGACCTACATATCAGCATCTACCCTATTACTTATACGATTCGTTcaattttataagttaaatacatacaatgaacatGATGAAAGTTGTTTTCACTCAAGTTACATACATCTTCGGTACTTAACCATCGTATCATTGCATGTATAATCATAAAGAGTTGTTTCAcaactactatatatatattacaagaaTTAATGTACAAGGTTTCAAtagatttttctatttttattgaGAATAAAAATTTGACAATAAAGTATGACTGTATATAAGACTTTATTAGAATGGAAAATTTCGATTACGGACCAGTTTGATAGT includes these proteins:
- the LOC122610694 gene encoding uncharacterized protein LOC122610694, encoding MAIHSSSRNCCPIPVKNSIVGVWKSIAGLNSHFAPLDVSLERVITGSVGNGASLCFWIDPWIGDSPLFLAYPELFRLERQKNCRVRDRCTGAGRFSQWEWEWTNAPSTPLELFQLQDLLSRISQVSLTDKEDSWRSTIDPDGIFSVKSIKRCIKATVHGPNCWIFPWNKLAPLKVNIFCWRLEMNRIATSDLLQNRNIVVPSSLCILCKAMNETANHLFLHCDFAEQLWGFIRSWVKLPVSNPESIKELLEYHKVLVIPHGKRELLNVIILSCWTLWKTRNDCIFSGKPPSTRQAAKNIKSNSFLWITNRSKARDINWSQWSSFSF
- the LOC122579550 gene encoding protein TAPETUM DETERMINANT 1-like, encoding MTLTTSVTVTCLVMLAVVVYVTGTSVNSKSTTYNSLIISGLHRKLLHKHHGSESGSVAGGAGDAVVEPNRIWGDKCSTSDIVINQGPTDPLPSGIPTYTVEIMNVCTTGCDISGIHLSCGWFSSARLINPRLFRRLRYDDCLVNNGKPLLNGHTISFQYANTFRYPLSVSSVIC